A single window of Botrytis cinerea B05.10 chromosome 15, complete sequence DNA harbors:
- the Bcemc3 gene encoding Bcemc3 — protein sequence MAQVPVQTIHRDPQLFYWILIPITIVMILTGILRHYATVLMATTPKKQELPAIREQRSLLRGINLRNNAHVLTPASFQPRRDYIVQAFEEGKFLKEPEKKGQAAPNPMTDPAAMEGMMGMMKGNMSMMIPQTLIMGWINAFFSGFVIIKLPFPLTIKFKSMLQAGVATRDMDPQWMSSISWYVLCIFGLQSVFNYLLGSDNAASQMAQQMGQMGPGAGAQMFGPGVDPDKQFQGEAENLSVLAHKSTLEGVEQRLLESVRV from the exons ATGGCACAAGTTCCTGTGCAGACGATTCATAGGGATCCCCAGTTATT CTACTGGATCTTGATACCTATTACTATTGTTATG ATTTTGACTGGTATCCTTCGTCACTATGCTACCGTTCTTATGGCCACTACTCCCAAAAAGCAGGAGCTTCCAGCTATTCGCGAACAACGATCCTTACTTCGAGGTATCAACCTTCGTAACAATGCTCATGTTCTTACTCCCGCCTCTTTCCAACCACGCAGAGATTATATCGTACAAGCATTCGAAGAAGGAAAGTTCTTGAAGGAACCAGAGAAGAAGGGACAAGCAGCTCCAAATCCAATGACCGATCCAGCCGCTATGGAGGGAATGATGGGCATGATGAAGGGAAATATGTCTATGATGATCCCACAGACGTTGATTATGGGATGGATCAATGCATTTTTCAGTGGATTTGTTATTA TCAAATTGCCATTTCCATTGACAATTAAGTTCAAGAGTATGTTGCAAGCTGGAGTAGCCACCAGAGATATGGACCCACAATGGATGTCTTCCATTTCGTGGTATGTTCTTTGTATCTTTGGATTGCAATCTGTATTCAACTATCTATTGGGAAGCGATAATG CTGCAAGTCAAATGGCCCAACAAATGGGTCAAATGGGTCCAGGAGCAGGTGCACAAATGTTTGGACCGGGTGTAGACCCCGACAAGCAATTCCAAGGTGAGGCTGAGAACTTGTCTGTCTTAGCCCACAAGAGTACATTGGAAGGTGTAGAACAGAGATTACTGGAAAGCGTGAGGGTGTAA
- the Bctpc1 gene encoding Bctpc1 → MSESAEHLKDEGSKTQSMIAGATAGLIARFVIAPLDVVKIRLQLQSHSASDPLSQRDLRGSPIYKGTIPTIKRIFREEGLAALWKGNVPAELMYVSYSAIQFTTYRSVTLGLQDAFGEHRLPAAAESFIAGASAGAVATTATYPLDLLRTRFAAQGIERVYTSLRSSIRDIAISEGPRGFFQGLGAGVGQIVPYMGIFFATYESLRLPMGTLNMPFGSADASAGVIASVIAKTGIFPFDLIRKRLQVQGPTRERYVHKNIPVYNGVFQTMRHILHNEGYRGLYRGLTVSLFKSAPASAVTMWTYERVLGILLKWEKSQELSK, encoded by the exons ATGTCTGAAAGCGCCGAGCATCTGAAGGATGAG GGCTCCAAGACCCAATCAATGATAGCTGGTGCGACGGCTGGTTTGATTGCTAG ATTCGTGATTGCCCCTTTGGATGTTGTTAAAATTCGCCTTCAATTGCAATCGCATTCTGCATCCGACCCTCTTTCTCAACGGGATCTACGAGGATCTCCAATCTATAAAGGAACAATTCCGACCATCAAACGTATCTTTCGAGAGGAAGGGTTGGCGGCATTATGGAAGGGAAATGTTCCAGCAGAGTTGATGTACGTTTCGTACAGTGCGATCCAATTCACGACGTATAGATCCGTTACGCTGGGCCTACAAGACGCTTTTGGGGAACATCGACTGCCAGCTGCCGCCGAAAGCTTTATTGCCGGAGCATCTGCAGGAGCTGTTGCTACGACCGCAACCTATCCTCTTGATTTACTTCGCACACGATTCGCTGCACAAGGCATTGAGAGGGTGTACACTTCTCTCCGATCATCGATCCGTGATATCGCTATTAGTGAAGGGCCGAGAGGCTTCTTTCAAGGACTTGGGGCTGGCGTTGGGCAAATCGTACCGTATATGGGAATTTTTTTCGCCACATACGAAAGTCTTCGTCTTCCGATGGGTACTCTAAACATGCCTTTTGGATCCGCGGATGCGAGTGCCGGGGTTATAGCTTCAGTCATAGCAAAAACTGGTATATttccttttgatttgattaggAAAAGATTGCAAGTACAGGGACCGACAAGAGAAAGATACGTCCACAAGAACATCCCAGTTTACAACGGTGTGTTTCAAACGATGCGACACATATTACACAATGAAGGTTATCGAGGACTCTATCGAGGATTGACTGTCAG TCTTTTCAAGTCTGCTCCAGCAAGTGCCGTTACTATGTGGACATACGAACGAGTCCTCGGAATTCTACTGAAATGGGAGAAATCCCAGGAACTTTCAAAGTGA
- the Bcaim17 gene encoding Bcaim17 yields the protein MSALRLGLNCSHRAARSCCFLAAPRISQVSRRLFSAQPSLHVASPTSKQTRVPQDAKSSSSPEIISHDTQAIKINGVPYPPLFLRDSCGCHTCVDSSTKQKNFQTSDIPHDVKATSITQGENGDFTISWENDIPGYGPDHVSSFSKKFFETHSSFEAYHSDRQNDVKPIRWDSKTIAKKLQYVSFDDYINSEEGLFRALIMLRDYGLLILRDVPESETSVVDIAKRIGNLRDTFYGVTWDVKSVPQPKNVAYTSQYLGLHMDLLYMANPPGFQFLHCLRNTCSGGSSIFSDAFHAARQLDRDNYIQLCTKKVGYHYRNAGEHYHFKHPVISIHSKKGGDASSPSDNNIQYINYSPPFQATFDKPFGSLPIARALRQFASRVEAPENMYEYRLQEGECVIFNNRRVLHGRKEFDTSAGERWFKGAYIDTDVFRSRYRVLAEKYQNKDQSFLRTHARHICWDVKNVETGRMESDPHKVWERSRDLPQTKAYANII from the exons atgaGCGCCTTGCGTCTTGGTCTGAACTGTAGTCATCGAGCTGCCAGATCATGTTGCTTTTTAGCTGCCCCGCGCATCTCTCAAGTTAGTCGAAGGCTATTCTCAGCTCAGCCAAGCCTCCATGTCGCATCGCCCACATCAAAGCAGACACGTGTCCCACAG GATGCAAAATCCTCGTCCAGCCCTGAGATCATATCCCATGACACTCAGGCCATAAAGATCAACGGTGTACCTTATCCTCCATTGTTCCTACGCGATTCCTGTGGCTGCCACACATGCGTTGATTCTTCCACAAAGCAAAAGAACTTTCAAACTTCCGACATTCCTCATGATGTCAAAGCTACCTCTATCACACAGGGTGAAAACGGAGATTTTACAATATCTTGGGAAAACGACATTCCAGGTTACGGACCAGACCATGTTTCGTCGTTTTCTAAGAAGTTCTTTGAGACCCATTCTTCATTCGAGGCTTATCATTCCGATCGTCAAAATGATGTGAAACCTATCAGATGGGACTCGAAAACCATTGCTAAGAAGCTGCAATATGTGAGTTTTGATGACTACATCAACAGTGAAGAAGGATTATTTAGAGCTTTAATCATGCTTCGGGATTACGGGCTGCTCATACTCAGAGATGTGCCAGAGTCAGAAACATCAGTTGTTGATATTGCAAAGCGGATTGGCAATCTTCGGGACACTTTCTATGGAGTTACCTGGGACGTCAAGTCTGTTCCTCAACCTAAAAATGTAGCATATACTTCTCAATACCTGGGTTTACACATGGATCTTCTCTATATGGCTAATCCCCCGggattccaatttcttcactGCCTGCGAAATACCTGCTCAGGTGGCTCATCCATCTTTTCTGATGCTTTCCACGCTGCCAGACAACTCGATAGAGACAATTACATACAATTGTGCACTAAGAAGGTCGGCTACCATTATCGCAATGCTGGAGAGCATTATCACTTTAAACATCCTGTGATATCGATACACTCCAAGAAGGGTGGTGACGCTTCATCCCCTAGTGAcaacaatattcaatacaTCAATTATTCGCCGCCATTTCAAGCGACATTCGACAAGCCATTTGGCTCCTTGCCTATAGCTAGAGCATTAAGGCAATTTGCATCCCGAGTAGAGGCACCTGAAAACATGTATGAATACAGACTACAAGAGGGAGAATGTGTCATTTTCAACAATCGGAGGGTACTTCATGGCAGAAAAGAATTCGATACATCAGCTGGGGAAAGATGGTTTAAGGGAGCTTATATCGACACTGACGTCTTCAGGAGTCGTTATCGAGTTTTGGCCGAAAAGTATCAGAATAAGGATCAATCGTTTCTACGTACTCATGCTAGACATATTTGCTGGGACGTCAAGAACGTTGAGACTGGCAGAATGGAAAGCGATCCACATAAAGTTTGGGAGAGAAGTAGAGATCTTCCACAAACTAAGGCGTATGCGAACATTATCTAG
- the Bcspc2 gene encoding Bcspc2 has protein sequence MASERISVHSLPDLKNTSDDALPTYLNSLKFTQSHTLSDARLAIGYASVLVCGACFYWDYTYGFEPTKSYTAIAVGIYFILNTFLTFWLFYVEKGIIYIGTSPDKKNIIEISTQTKKHQPIYNLTFKIYEAAKGRSGQPKEERTLRKPFREWFDLKGHFIVQPFQEMLASNISVIGAVDQKRVVKNEKKVEQEGQADLSMDDKWAALLKESSGDVETSGAEKAAGGKKRSKKV, from the exons atgGCTTCAGAAAGGATATCGGTGCATTCTCTCCCTG ATCTCAAAAACACCTCCGACGATGCTCTTCCCACCTACCTGAACTCTCTCAAATTCACCCAGTCACATACCCTCTCTGATGCTCGTCTGGCAATTGGTTATGCATCTGTCTTGGTCTGCGGTGCCTGTTTCTACTGGGACTACACCTATGGATTTGAACCCACGAAGTCCTACACAGCAATTGCAGTTGGAATCTACTTTATCCTCAACACCTTCCTTACATTCTGGCTGTTCTATGTTGAGAAAGGAATCATATATATCGGCACATCTCCAgacaaaaaaaatatcatcgaaatCTCTACTCAAACCAAAAAACATCAACCAATTTATAACTTAACATTTAAGATTTATGAAGCGGCCAAAGGCAGATCTGGTCAACCAAAGGAGGAGAGAACCTTGAGAAAACCTTTTAGAGAATGGTTTGATCTGAAAGGTCATTTTATTGTGCAACCATTCCAAGAGATGTTGGCGAGTAACATTTCAGTGATTGGAGCTGTCGATCAAAAGAGAGTGGTtaagaatgagaagaaggtTGAGCAAGAAGGTCAGGCAGATTTAAGTATGGATGACAAATGGGCAGCATTATTGAAGGAGAGTAGTGGTGATGTTGAGACTTCTGGGGCAGAGAAGGCAgctggaggaaagaagagaagcaagaagGTTTGA
- the Bcmtd1 gene encoding Bcmtd1 gives MSSSPVPATCKVILAQGIAKKLLGEVATDLEKLTFKPKLVGLLANEDPAAQQYADWSMATCIENGFDFELRKFTKEEIEDEILKANNDDSIHGIIVYYPIFPAPSLQDGYIQQIVALNKDVEGLAHTYRFNMYQNIRFLDAPQNTQKSILPCTPLAVVKVLEHLQIYNSVLPYGNRLYGKTITVFNRSEVVGRPLAALLANDGATVYSCDLDGVKLFTRGKGIKKIHHEVHDMEGMKNDECLPKSDVVISGVPGEKFKINTELIRDGAVCINFSSQKNFDGPAVKEKASIYVPSIGKVTIAVLLRNLLRLVENQGKGAAKPVEPLN, from the exons ATGTCCTCTTCTCCTGTCCCAGCGACCTGCAAGGTTATCTTGGCCCAAGGAATTGCTAAAAAGTTACTTGGAGAAGTTGCGACGGATCTAGAGAAGTTGACCTTCAAGCCTAAGCTTGTGGGATTGTTGGCAAATGAAGATCCTGCAGCCCAGCAGTATGCGGACTGGTCAATGGCAACATGCATTGAGAA TGGTTTCGATTTTGAACTCCGAAAGTTCACCAAAGAAGAGATCGAAGACGAAATCCTCAAAGCGAACAACGACGATTCCATTCACGGTATCATCGTATACTACCCAATCTTCCCCGCACCTTCTCTACAAGATGGATATATCCAACAAATAGTCGCTCTCAACAAAGATGTAGAAGGATTGGCGCACACCTACCGTTTCAACATGTACCAAAACATTCGATTCCTTGACGCTCCTCAGAACACCCAAAAATCGATTTTACCTTGCACACCTTTAGCCGTTGTCAAAGTTCTCGAACATCTACAAATTTATAACTCGGTTCTCCCATATGGTAACCGTTTATACGGAAAGACGATCACGGTATTCAACCGCTCAGAGGTTGTCGGTCGTCCATTGGCTGCTTTACTTGCCAATGATGGTGCTACAGTCTACTCTTGTGATCTTGATGGCGTGAAGCTCTTTACCCGTGGTAAGGGTATCAAGAAGATCCACCACGAGGTACACGATATGgaaggaatgaagaatgacGAATGTTTGCCCAAGAGTGATGTGGTCATCTCCGGTGTTCCAGGAGAGAAATTCAAGATCAATACTGAGTTGATCAGGGATGGGGCTGTTTGTatcaatttctcatctcaaaAGAATTTCGATGGTCCTGCTGTGAAGGAGAAGGCTTCGATTTATGTACCTTCCATTGGAAAGGTTACAATCGCCGTTTTGTTGAGAAATCTTTTG AGATTGGTCGAAAACCAAGGAAAGGGGGCCGCAAAGCCAGTGGAACCATTAAACTAA
- the Bcrpf2 gene encoding Bcrpf2, which translates to MLRQIKPRNARSKRALTKKAPKPVENPKTALFLRYTTCSQPTQDCLTDLHTLHLPLAKKFTKKNSIHPFDDPSSLEFFSEKNDASLLVFGSSSKKRPHSITFCRMFDYKVLDLLELNLDADSFRTLSQFKNKKCAVGLKPMILFSGTPFESPVSDEYTLAKSMFLDFFKGEPADKVDVEGLQYIVSISARDSVDGEEEKPKIHLRVYLIRTKKSGHKLPRVEVEEMGPRMDFRVGRVKEADESIMKEAMRRARGSAERPKKNITTDIVGDKMGRIHLGKQDLKELQTRKMKGLKRSRDVADDDEGGDDDEDIVSDDEPVKRSKKA; encoded by the exons atgTTACGTCAAAT CAAACCCCGTAATGCTCGCAGCAAGCGCGCTCTCACCAAAAAAGCACCCAAGCCAGTCGAGAACCCAAAAACCGCTCTCTTTCTCCGTTATACAACATGTTCGCAACCTACTCAAGACTGTCTCACAGATCTTCATACTCTCCATTTACCCCTCGCAAAGAAATTCACCAAGAAGAAtagcatccatccattcgaCGATCCTTCTTCGCTCGAGTTTTTCTCCGAGAAGAATGATGCTTCCCTCTTAGTTTTCGGTTCCTCGTCTAAGAAACGCCCACATTCTATTACTTTCTGTAGAATGTTCGATTATAAGGTTTTGGATTTGTTAGAGTTGAACCTTGATGCAGACTCGTTCAGGACTTTGAGTCaattcaagaacaagaaatgCGCCGTCGGATTAAAGCCTATGATTTTGTTCTCTGGAACTCCATTCGAGAGCCCTGTTTCCGACGAATATACACTTGCGAAATCCATGTTCCTCGACTTCTTTAAGGGAGAGCCAGCAGATAAGGTGGATGTGGAAGGTCTTCAATATATCGTTTCTATCTCGGCCAGGGATAGTGTAGacggagaggaggagaaaccAAAGATTCATCTACGAGTATACTTAATAAGAACCAAGAAGAGTGGTCACAAGCTACCAAGagttgaggttgaagagATGGGACCAAGGATGGATTTCAGAGTCGGCAGAGTCAAGGAAGCGGATGAGAGCATAATGAAGGAGGCAATGAGAAGAGCAAGAGGAAGTGCAGAGAGACCAAAGAAGAACATCACCACCGATATCGTTGGTGACAAGATGGGTAGAATACATCTTGGTAAACAAGACTTGAAGGAGTTGCAAACTAGAAAGATGAAGGGATTGAAGAGAAGCAGGGACGtagctgatgatgatgagggtggggatgatgacgaagataTTGTTAGTGATGACGAGCCTGTAAAAAGGTCAAAGAAGGCATGA
- the Bcscd2 gene encoding Bcscd2, with protein MAFEIYIPSKLTFQDYIAITQCSRTLADGYDRKDKARLRASLAPNVIVDYKFVVPEWGQQNFAADDFVEAWLGPKKLGVKALTTQHLLGAPYFKSVTDSEIIVEWQQLASHARKVAGEDYSHPHCKIGETSDGRSYMQQTFVKVDGQWRISVIKPEVIYHTGDFKAVGRPDE; from the exons ATGGCTTTCGAGATCTATATCCCCTCAAAACTCACATTTCAAGACTATATTGCTATCACACAGTGTAGTAGAACTCTAGCTGATGGGTATGATCGAAAA GACAAAGCACGACTTCGGGCATCTCTTGCACCAAACGTCATAGTAGACTATAAATTTGTCGTTCCTGAATGGGGCCAACAAAACTTCGCTGCAGACGATTTCGTAGAAGCATGGCTAGGCCCTAAAAAACTCGGAGTGAAAGCTCTCACCACCCAACATCTGTTAGGTGCGCCCTATTTCAAGAGTGTGACCGACTCAGAAATCATCGTAGAATGGCAGCAACTAGCAAGTCATGCACGGAAAGTAGCAGGCGAGGATTACAGTCATCCGCACTGTAAGATTGGGGAGACATCGGATGGGAGATCGTATATGCAACAGACATTTGTGAAGGTAGACGGACAGTGGAGGATTTCGGTTATTAAGCCGGAGGTAATATATCATACGGGCGATTTTAAAGCGGTGGGGAGACCGGATGAGTAG
- the Bcmet18 gene encoding Bcmet18: protein MGSTVVEFMAAEAEEDKLAIVNRKVENLTAISSLIAELGPYIDGEASMEDCQKGLEFLLLVLQNVDPGKLSRHDLSALVEYLTNRVSQAGEVQIYRAGLLEIAKCLTTIAKMPRFIKSNASDIALAVFRLPDNKQSLNDFPHSTRLSLLNLLQCLLEAYPTALKSSLGSKFVDGITSMAAVERNPSCILAIFKIYSQLGKSWDINSDEAETLFGSFFRYFPITTTKSATPLKPEEDLKRGLLNCLISNDRFAPFVFPALFQKLDSESVRADIKIDVFDSMLECIRNYTNVSEFSVTIWDTLKWEVWNGENDDFINRSIENIAAIAGKLGQQSSSIEDDNGELAKFVNHVTQECVTIFTDDTKKRMILPCIRILGKISSTSPQAFTLTSRNTLPTLFTLWQGLDNIADKTRLLESFNIILETRANISQSSSPPIEDAHMAQRLATMDVNFDSLRESFVELYFGATSMTSSDLELKIATTKGLTLLATIRNDSVNRPFLNSFEQGTIIEKLNETAFDLKEADDLRSLAVASLSILSVRYPDTFINITLPNFIGKLPDQLKTEHSDESDLSQVVWLLDSLVDIACKSTCQRELEIPDSEDKAHFKFRLFKALQSELVMKFTHYICKYANQKSYQMALLAAIYRGLQVFDDALADDRTASELLSSSNDIVDSYAFIAIALFKRVIGLFQHETGDLKGSWFVGISEVNKGEYFDDSVIALVGTIGTYILRSNTTPHENNFLLKANADNPTEPSRVWTLFNFGAHTRADLGACQQDLRVGPSNKCSANILSTALIAGIRKEDIDRLGLVVHETAKSMLFNAISVENKCSRQARISMLQMLQLLVNKFGADKKEFEDGKQLHDVMLELVNGAASKPDLEAYQIYQALAYFAAAAVAAYEPCSTALIDAMMQGISDPKRGRKIARSFAILLAPSNMMNENNFCILRPLRFGRLYSTTVNQLITLWRSNEDNRIKENYLIALAGILRYMPAKIMQGNAAQILPIALAGTDVPDKTTKDASMNIMIVLMPENPGLIEEHLDSIINRMTDRTHNTYDSPSDANVEGRSKALDVLAMLPTLVENGLLLKRKNAVLKELDVALDDCSREVRMRADRCKMIWFNL, encoded by the exons atgGGATCTACGGTGGTTGAATTTATGGCTGCGGAGGCTGAGGAGGACAAGTTAGCAATTGTTAATCGAAAAGTAGAAA ATCTCACTGCAATTAGCAGCCTTATTGCGGAGCTTGGTCCATACATAGATGGAGAGGCTTCCATGGAAGATTGTCAGAAAG GATTGGAGTTTTTGTTACTTGTACTACAAAATGTCGACCCCGGAAAGCTCTCAAGGCATGATC TCAGCGCTCTTGTTGAGTATTTGACAAATCGGGTGTCTCAGGCTGGGGAGGTTCAGATATACAGAGCTGGTCTCCTGGAAATTGCTAAATGTCTGACCACCATTGCAAAGATGCCTAGATTTATAAAGTCAAATGCATCTGATATAGCCTTGGCAGTTTTCCGTCTTCCAGACAACAAGCAGTCGCTAAATGACTTCCCTCATTCTACACGATTAAGTCTACTGAACCTCCTCCAATGTCTGCTAGAAGCATATCCAACAGCACTTAAATCCTCGTTGGGAAGCAAGTTTGTGGATGGCATAACTTCCATGGCGGCAGTTGAGAGAAATCCATCCTGTATACTTgctattttcaaaatttatagCCAACTAGGCAAGAGCTGGGACATAAATTCTGATGAAGCTGAGACTTTGTTTGGATCATTCTTCCGTTATTTTCCCATTACTACTACCAAATCAGCAACGCCCTTGAAGCCAGAGGAGGATCTAAAACGCGGCCTTTTGAACTGTCTGATATCAAACGATAGATTTGCACCTTTTGTTTTCCCAGCCTTGTTCCAGAAATTAGATTCCGAAAGCGTTAGAGCAGATATAAAG ATTGATGTATTCGATTCCATGCTTGAATGCATACGGAATTACACCAACGTTTCAGAGTTTTCAGTCACAATATGGGACACTTTGAAATGGGAGGTCTGGAATGGCGAAAACGATGATTTTATCAATCGTTCTATAGAAAATATTGCCGCGATTGCCGGCAAACTAGGTCAGCAATCCTCTAGTATCGAAGATGATAACGGCGAGTTAGCAAAATTTGTCAACCACGTCACTCAGGAATGCGTTACAATATTTACCGATGATACAAAGAAGCGTATGATTCTACCATGTATTCGTATTTTGGGCAAAATTTCGAGCACCTCTCCTCAAGCTTTTACACTCACTTCTCGAAATACTCTACCGACTCTTTTTACCTTATGGCAAGGACTAGATAATATAGCCGATAAAACGCGATTGCTAGAGTCGTTTAATATTATCCTCGAAACACGTGCAAACATCTCacaatcttcctctccacctATCGAGGATGCACACATGGCTCAACGATTGGCCACCATGGATGTAAATTTTGATAGCTTACGCGAAAGCTTCGTAGAACTTTACTTTGGCGCCACCTCCATGACTTCTAGTGATCTCGAATTAAAGATCGCCACCACTAAAGGACTTACACTTTTGGCCACAATTCGCAATGATTCCGTTAATCGTCcatttttaaattctttcgAACAAGGAACAATCATTGAAAAGCTCAATGAGACAGCATTCGATTTGAAAGAGGCTGATGATCTTCGCTCGTTGGCTGTGGCTTCCTTGTCCATTCTATCGGTTCGATATCCAGACACgttcatcaatatcacacTTCCCAATTTCATTGGCAAACTTCCAGATCAGTTGAAAACCGAGCACAGTGATGAATCTGACTTGTCTCAAGTAGTTTGGCTCCTGGACTCACTTGTGGACATCGCTTGCAAATCGACTTGCCAGCGTGAGCTGGAAATTCCCGACTCCGAAGACAAGGCCCACTTCAAATTCAGGTTGTTTAAGGCTTTGCAATCGGAATTAGTCATGAAATTTACACattatatttgtaaatatGCAAATCAAAAGTCCTATCAGATGGCCCTGCTAGCCGCAATATATCGAGGATTGCAGGTGTTTGATGATGCACTTGCCGATGATAGAACAGCAAGTGAACTATTGTCAAGCAGTAATGATATCGTCGATTCCTATGCTTTCATTGCAATTGCATTATTTAAGCGAGTAATTGGGCTCTTTCAGCATGAGACTGGCGATTTGAAAGGCAGTTGGTTTGTAGGTATCTCCGAGGTTAACAAAGGAGAATACTTCGACGATTCCGTTATTGCACTGGTTGGAACAATTGGAACGTACATACTTCGATCCAATACCACTCCACATGAAAACAACTTTTTACTCAAAGCTAATGCAGATAATCCCACTGAGCCGAGTCGTGTTTGGactttattcaattttggaGCACACACCAGAGCAGACTTAGGTGCTTGTCAACAGGATCTCCGCGTTGGTCCCTCTAATAAGTGTTCCGCCAACATTCTTTCTACTGCCTTAATAGCTGGAATTCGCAAAGAA GATATTGATCGCTTAGGCCTAGTCGTTCATGAAACTGCCAAGTCAATGCTTTTCAACGCAATTTCTGTGGAGAATAAGTGTTCAAGACAAGCTCGAATTAGTATGTTACAGATGCTTCAACTTCTTGTAAACAAATTCGGTGCAGacaagaaagaatttgaagatggaaaacaACTTCATGACGTTATGCTCGAGTTGGTCAATGGGGCAGCATCAAAGCCAGATCTAGAAgcatatcaaatatatcaagcCCTGGCTTATTTTGCTGCGGCCGCAGTGGCAGCATATGAACCATGTAGTACAGCACTCATCGATGCCATGATGCAAGGTATTTCGGACCCAAAGCGCGGTCGAAAGATTGCCCGCAGCTTCGCAATCCTTTTAGCTCCATCAAACATGATGAACGAAAACAACTTCTGTATTCTTCGACCTCTTCGATTTGGTCGTCTTTACAGCACCACTGTCAATCAACTCATTACTCTCTGGCGATCCAATGAAGACAATCGCATCAAAGAAAACTATCTGATTGCCCTTGCTGGTATCCTTCGATACATGCCAGCAAAGATCATGCAAGGCAATGCTGCACAGATCCTTCCAATTGCTCTAGCTGGTACAGACGTTCCGGACAAGACCACAAAAGACGCAAGCATGAATATCATGATCGTTCTAATGCCGGAAAATCCTGGCTTGATTGAAGAACACCTTGATTCGATTATCAATCGAATGACGGATCGTACGCATAACACGTATGATTCACCCTCGGATGCTAATGTTGAAGGTAGATCTAAGGCTTTGGATGTACTTGCTATGCTTCCAACTTTAGTAGAGAATGGACTTCTTCTGAAGCGGAAAAATGCAGTGCTAAAGGAACTTGATGTTGCGCTAGATGATTGCTCAAGAGAGGTGAGAATGAGGGCTGATAGATGTAAAATGATTTGGTTCAATTTGTAA